A portion of the Carya illinoinensis cultivar Pawnee chromosome 11, C.illinoinensisPawnee_v1, whole genome shotgun sequence genome contains these proteins:
- the LOC122281946 gene encoding nucleolar protein 56-like — MALYLLYESASGYALFLAHGLDEIGQNTEAVRNSVSDLNRFGKVVQLAAFHPFESALDALNQCNAISEGLMTDELRSFLELNLPKVKEGKKLKFRLGVVDTKVGSHIHEVTKIPCESGDFIHELLRGVRLHFDRFLKDLKTGDLEKAQLGLGHSYSRAKVKFNVNRVDNMVIQAIFLLDTLDKDVNSFSMRVREWYSWHFPELVKIVSDNYLYAKVAKYIEDKSKLSDESIPGLTEVVGDEDKAKEIVDAAKASMGQDLSPIDLINVHQFAQRVMDLSEYRRKLYDYLVSKMNDIAPNLASLIGEVVGARLISHAGSLTNLAKCPASTLQILGAEKALFRALKTRGNTPKYGLIFHSSFIGRASAKNKGRMARFLANKCSIASRIDCFADKATTVFGEKLRQQVEERLDFYDKGVAPRKNIDVMKDAIESAESKDTEMETEEVHVEASGKKNKKKKSKGAAAENGEPAADDNPTAVANGEALEDSKSEKKKKKKEKRRMDQELELQDGQNAEQDGTAKKKKKKSKDANGEDLQSADGKKKKKKSRNEDAE; from the exons ATGGCGTTGTATCTTCTATACGAGTCAGCTTCTGGGTACGCGCTGTTCCTCGCTCACGGCCTCGATGAGATCGGTCAGAACACCGAGGCGGTCAGGAACTCGGTGTCGGACCTAAACCGTTTCGGGAAGGTCGTGCAGCTAGCCGCTTTTCACCCTTTCGAATCTGCCCTCGACGCCCTCAACCAGTGTAACGCCATCTCCGAAG GGCTTATGACTGATGAGTTGAGAAGCTTTTTGGAGCTTAATCTCCCAAAAGTCAAGGAAGGTAAGAAGTTAAAGTTCAGATTAGGAGTAGTGGACACTAAGGTTGGGTCACATATCCATGAAGTGACTAAAATTCCATGTGAAAGTGGCGACTTTATTCACGAGCTTCTTCGTGGTGTGCGGCTACATTTTGATAGGTTTTTAAAGGACCTAAAG ACTGGAGACTTGGAAAAGGCCCAACTTGGTCTGGGACACAGTTACAGCAGGGCAAAAGTGAAGTTCAATGTTAACCGTGTCGACAATATGGTGATTCAAGCAATCTTCCTTCTCGATACTCTTGATAAGGATGTCAATTCCTTCTCAATGCGAGTCAG AGAATGGTACTCGTGGCATTTTCCTGAATTGGTGAAGATTGTCAGCGACAACTATTTATATGCCAAAGTTGCAAAATACATAGAGGATAAGTCAAAGTTGTCTGACGAAAGTATCCCAGGCTTGACAGAGGTAGTTGGAGATGAAGATAAAGCAAAGGAGATTGTAGATGCTGCCAAGGCTTCCATGg GACAGGATTTGTCTCCAATTGACTTGATAAACGTCCACCAATTTGCACAGAGGGTAATGGACCTATCTGAGTATAGGAGGAAGCTTTATGATTATCTGGTTTCGAAGATGAATGACATTGCACCAAATTTGGCCTCTTTAATTGGTGAAGTTGTTGGTGCTCGTTTGATTTCTCATGCTGGTAGTCTCACGAATTTGGCCAAGTGCCCAGCTTCTACCCTTCAGATCCTTGGCGCAGAGAAGGCACTCTTCAG GGCATTGAAAACAAGAGGAAACACACCCAAGTATGGTCTGATATTCCATTCGTCTTTCATTGGTCGAGCATCTGCAAAGAACAAAGGCAGAATGGCACGTTTTCTTGCAAACAAGTGTTCTATTGCATCGCGCATTGACTGCTTTGCAG ATAAGGCAACTACTGTTTTTGGTGAGAAACTTAGGCAACAAGTTGAGGAGCGACTTGACTTTTATGACAAGGGAGTTGCACCTCGCAAAAATATTGATGTGATGAAAGATGCAATTGAAAGTGCAGAAAGTAAAG ATACAGAGATGGAAACCGAAGAAGTTCACGTGGAAGCTTcaggaaagaaaaacaagaaaaagaaatcaaaaggtGCAGCTGCAGAGAATGGTGAGCCTGCTGCTGATGATAACCCAACTGCTGTTGCAAATGGTGAAGCCCTGGAGGATTCTAAGtctgaaaagaagaagaaaaagaaggagaaaCGCAGAATGGATCAGGAGCTGGAGCTACAGGATGGCCAGAATGCGGAGCAGGATGGAACagctaagaagaagaaaaagaagagcaaGGATGCAAATGGAGAGGACCTGCAGTCTGCCGATggtaagaagaaaaagaagaagtcaAGAAATGAAGATGCTGAGTGA
- the LOC122282730 gene encoding probable inactive leucine-rich repeat receptor-like protein kinase At3g03770 isoform X2: protein MGWCNLFLLFWFTWSFFVLATYQLQPSQTQVLLQLRKHLEYPPQLEIWSDHTKDFCVLSSSKVNITCQDNFVTELRIMGDKLAKVSGFNGFAIPNQTLAESFSVDSFVATLARLTSLRVLSLVSLGIWGPFPDKIHRISSLEYLDFSSNFLFGSVPPKISTMVKLQTLKLDDNFFNTTVPTWFDSLSNLIVLSLRNNQFKGPFPSSILSIATLTNLIMSSNDISGELPSLSTLSSLSVLDLSANKLHSVLPEMPEGLELAFLSNNSFFGKIPRQYGRLSRLQHLDMSLNELGGLPPAALFSLPNISYLNIASNMFSGLFPDHLSCGSKLEFVDISNNRLMGGLPYCLRANSENRVVKIDGNCLSIDMRHQHAEPYCVEVNVKKQSKGKNARIFVGLIVGIFVLVVLLAFGSLFLWRRYCPRGLSEQHLLPKALKDSSAAGLSSELLANARFVSEAAKLGMEGLPECRSFTLEELKEATNNFDNSAFMGEGSCGKLYRGRLGNGILVAIRCLPWSKKYSIRNLKLRLDLLAKPRHPHLVGLLGYSVDVSGRDDCSVNNVFLISEYMSGGSFRAYLSGNSCRKVFNWSERLAVLTSVAKAVHFLHTGVIPGFFNNSLKTNNILLNEHWVAKLSDYGMSIILEETDKFGAKGESHKSWQMKKLEDDVYSFGFILLEALVGPSVCARREAFLLNEMASLNSQDGQKRIIDPIVQNSCSQQSLSTVISIMNRCISLESCSRPSIEDVLWNLQHASQIQAKTGDGDHRFNTSTASHK from the exons ATGGGGTGGTGTAACTTGTTTTTGCTTTTCTGGTTTACATGGAGTTTCTTTGTTCTCGCTACATATCAGTTGCAGCCCTCTCAAACCCAAGTGCTTCTTCAACTTAGAAAGCACTTAGAGTACCCACCACAATTAGAGATTTGGAGTGATCATACCAAAGATTTTTGCGTTTTATCTTCATCAAAAGTAAACATCACATGCCAAGACAATTTTGTAACTGAGCTCCGAATTATGGGTGATAAGCTTGCAAAAGTAAGCGGCTTTAATGGGTTTGCAATTCCCAATCAAACTTTGGCGGAGAGCTTCTCTGTGGATTCTTTTGTGGCTACCCTGGCGAGGCTAACCAGCTTGAGAGTTCTTAGTCTGGTATCTCTGGGCATTTGGGGTCCATTTCCGGATAAAATTCATCGAATCTCTTCACTTGAATATCTTGATTTCagttcaaattttctttttggttcgGTTCCTCCGAAGATTTCTACAATGGTGAAGCTTCAAACTCTTAAACTGGACGATAACTTCTTTAATACTACCGTCCCCACTTGGTTTGATTCATTATCTAATCTGATAGTTCTAAGCTTGAGGAACAACCAGTTTAAAGGTCCATTTCCATCTTCAATTCTGAGTATCGCTACTCTTACTAATCTTATCATGTCTAGCAATGACATTTCTGGGGAATTACCAAGTCTCAGTACCTTGAGTAGCCTAAGCGTGCTGGATTTAAGTGCAAACAAATTGCATTCTGTGCTACCTGAAATGCCGGAAGGATTGGAATTGGCTTTCCTAAGTAATAACTCCTTCTTTGGGAAGATTCCAAGGCAATATGGCCGATTAAGTCGGCTTCAACACCTTGACATGTCACTCAATGAGCTTGGGGGGCTACCTCCTGCTGCACTTTTCTCTTTACCCAATATTAGCTATTTGAATATTGCATCAAACATGTTTAGTGGGTTATTTCCAGACCACCTAAGCTGTGGTAGCAAACTTGAGTTCGTTGATATCTCTAACAATAGGTTAATGGGTGGACTGCCTTACTGTTTGAGAGCCAATTCAGAGAATAGAGTGGTTAAGATTGATGGGAATTGCTTATCCATTGACATGAGGCATCAGCATGCAGAACCATATTGTGTGGAAGTCAACGTGAAGAAACAATCCAAAGGCAAAAATGCTAGAATTTTTGTGGGTTTAATTGTAGGAATCTTCGTACTCGTGGTGCTTCTGGCTTTTGGCTCACTTTTCTTGTGGAGAAGGTATTGTCCCCGGGGGTTATCGGAGCAGCATTTGTTGCCGAAAGCACTGAAAGATAGCTCGGCTGCTGGGCTCTCCTCTGAGCTTCTAGCAAATGCAA GATTTGTTTCTGAAGCTGCAAAGTTAGGCATGGAAGGTCTCCCTGAGTGTCGGTCTTTTACTTTAGAAGAGTTAAAAGAAGCTACAAACAACTTTGATAACTCTGCCTTTATGGGAGAAGGATCGTGTGGAAAG CTTTACAGAGGAAGATTAGGGAATGGGATCCTAGTTGCTATTAGGTGTCTGCCTTGGTCAAAGAAGTATTCAATTCGAAATCTGAAACTCAGGTTGGATTTGCTAGCAAAGCCTCGTCACCCGCATTTGGTTGGCCTTTTGGGGTACAGTGTTGATGTTAGTGGGAGAGATGATTGCAGTGTGAACAATGTCTTCCTCATATCTGAATATATGTCCGGTGGGAGTTTTCGTGCTTATCTTTCAG GGAATAGCTGCAGAAAGGTTTTCAATTGGTCAGAGAGATTGGCAGTTCTAACCAGTGTTGCCAAGGCTGTGCACTTCCTACATACTGGAGTTATTCCTGGTTTCTTCAATAACAGCTTGAAGACAAATAATATCCTGCTCAATGAGCATTGGGTGGCAAAGTTGAGTGACTATGGAATGTCCATTATCTTGGAGGAAACTGACAAATTTGGG GCAAAAGGAGAGAGTCATAAATCATG gcaaatgaaaaaattagaagaCGATGTTTATAGCTTCGGATTCATATTACTTgaggcacttgttggaccttcCGTATGTGCTAGAAGAGAGGCATTCTTGCTAAATGAGATG GCATCTTTGAACAGCCAGGATGGCCAGAAACGTATAATTGATCCAATTGTGCAAAACTCTTGCTCGCAGCAATCCTTATCGACTGTGATTTCCATAATGAACAGATGTATTTCTCTCGAGTCGTGTAGTCGTCCCTCTATTGAAGATGTCCTTTGGAACTTACAGCATGCATCTCAAATTCAGGCAAAAACAGGTGATGGTGATCATAGATTCAACACTAGTACTGCATCACACAAATGA
- the LOC122282730 gene encoding probable inactive leucine-rich repeat receptor-like protein kinase At3g03770 isoform X1, whose protein sequence is MFIKCQVIRGSLLLLFCCFRYHEALTRGVEFFKMGWCNLFLLFWFTWSFFVLATYQLQPSQTQVLLQLRKHLEYPPQLEIWSDHTKDFCVLSSSKVNITCQDNFVTELRIMGDKLAKVSGFNGFAIPNQTLAESFSVDSFVATLARLTSLRVLSLVSLGIWGPFPDKIHRISSLEYLDFSSNFLFGSVPPKISTMVKLQTLKLDDNFFNTTVPTWFDSLSNLIVLSLRNNQFKGPFPSSILSIATLTNLIMSSNDISGELPSLSTLSSLSVLDLSANKLHSVLPEMPEGLELAFLSNNSFFGKIPRQYGRLSRLQHLDMSLNELGGLPPAALFSLPNISYLNIASNMFSGLFPDHLSCGSKLEFVDISNNRLMGGLPYCLRANSENRVVKIDGNCLSIDMRHQHAEPYCVEVNVKKQSKGKNARIFVGLIVGIFVLVVLLAFGSLFLWRRYCPRGLSEQHLLPKALKDSSAAGLSSELLANARFVSEAAKLGMEGLPECRSFTLEELKEATNNFDNSAFMGEGSCGKLYRGRLGNGILVAIRCLPWSKKYSIRNLKLRLDLLAKPRHPHLVGLLGYSVDVSGRDDCSVNNVFLISEYMSGGSFRAYLSGNSCRKVFNWSERLAVLTSVAKAVHFLHTGVIPGFFNNSLKTNNILLNEHWVAKLSDYGMSIILEETDKFGAKGESHKSWQMKKLEDDVYSFGFILLEALVGPSVCARREAFLLNEMASLNSQDGQKRIIDPIVQNSCSQQSLSTVISIMNRCISLESCSRPSIEDVLWNLQHASQIQAKTGDGDHRFNTSTASHK, encoded by the exons ATGTTTATTAAATGCCAGGTTATACGGGGTTCTCTACTTCTCTTATTCTGCTGTTTCCGATACCATGAAGCATTGACAAGAGGAGTAGAGTTTTTCAAAATGGGGTGGTGTAACTTGTTTTTGCTTTTCTGGTTTACATGGAGTTTCTTTGTTCTCGCTACATATCAGTTGCAGCCCTCTCAAACCCAAGTGCTTCTTCAACTTAGAAAGCACTTAGAGTACCCACCACAATTAGAGATTTGGAGTGATCATACCAAAGATTTTTGCGTTTTATCTTCATCAAAAGTAAACATCACATGCCAAGACAATTTTGTAACTGAGCTCCGAATTATGGGTGATAAGCTTGCAAAAGTAAGCGGCTTTAATGGGTTTGCAATTCCCAATCAAACTTTGGCGGAGAGCTTCTCTGTGGATTCTTTTGTGGCTACCCTGGCGAGGCTAACCAGCTTGAGAGTTCTTAGTCTGGTATCTCTGGGCATTTGGGGTCCATTTCCGGATAAAATTCATCGAATCTCTTCACTTGAATATCTTGATTTCagttcaaattttctttttggttcgGTTCCTCCGAAGATTTCTACAATGGTGAAGCTTCAAACTCTTAAACTGGACGATAACTTCTTTAATACTACCGTCCCCACTTGGTTTGATTCATTATCTAATCTGATAGTTCTAAGCTTGAGGAACAACCAGTTTAAAGGTCCATTTCCATCTTCAATTCTGAGTATCGCTACTCTTACTAATCTTATCATGTCTAGCAATGACATTTCTGGGGAATTACCAAGTCTCAGTACCTTGAGTAGCCTAAGCGTGCTGGATTTAAGTGCAAACAAATTGCATTCTGTGCTACCTGAAATGCCGGAAGGATTGGAATTGGCTTTCCTAAGTAATAACTCCTTCTTTGGGAAGATTCCAAGGCAATATGGCCGATTAAGTCGGCTTCAACACCTTGACATGTCACTCAATGAGCTTGGGGGGCTACCTCCTGCTGCACTTTTCTCTTTACCCAATATTAGCTATTTGAATATTGCATCAAACATGTTTAGTGGGTTATTTCCAGACCACCTAAGCTGTGGTAGCAAACTTGAGTTCGTTGATATCTCTAACAATAGGTTAATGGGTGGACTGCCTTACTGTTTGAGAGCCAATTCAGAGAATAGAGTGGTTAAGATTGATGGGAATTGCTTATCCATTGACATGAGGCATCAGCATGCAGAACCATATTGTGTGGAAGTCAACGTGAAGAAACAATCCAAAGGCAAAAATGCTAGAATTTTTGTGGGTTTAATTGTAGGAATCTTCGTACTCGTGGTGCTTCTGGCTTTTGGCTCACTTTTCTTGTGGAGAAGGTATTGTCCCCGGGGGTTATCGGAGCAGCATTTGTTGCCGAAAGCACTGAAAGATAGCTCGGCTGCTGGGCTCTCCTCTGAGCTTCTAGCAAATGCAA GATTTGTTTCTGAAGCTGCAAAGTTAGGCATGGAAGGTCTCCCTGAGTGTCGGTCTTTTACTTTAGAAGAGTTAAAAGAAGCTACAAACAACTTTGATAACTCTGCCTTTATGGGAGAAGGATCGTGTGGAAAG CTTTACAGAGGAAGATTAGGGAATGGGATCCTAGTTGCTATTAGGTGTCTGCCTTGGTCAAAGAAGTATTCAATTCGAAATCTGAAACTCAGGTTGGATTTGCTAGCAAAGCCTCGTCACCCGCATTTGGTTGGCCTTTTGGGGTACAGTGTTGATGTTAGTGGGAGAGATGATTGCAGTGTGAACAATGTCTTCCTCATATCTGAATATATGTCCGGTGGGAGTTTTCGTGCTTATCTTTCAG GGAATAGCTGCAGAAAGGTTTTCAATTGGTCAGAGAGATTGGCAGTTCTAACCAGTGTTGCCAAGGCTGTGCACTTCCTACATACTGGAGTTATTCCTGGTTTCTTCAATAACAGCTTGAAGACAAATAATATCCTGCTCAATGAGCATTGGGTGGCAAAGTTGAGTGACTATGGAATGTCCATTATCTTGGAGGAAACTGACAAATTTGGG GCAAAAGGAGAGAGTCATAAATCATG gcaaatgaaaaaattagaagaCGATGTTTATAGCTTCGGATTCATATTACTTgaggcacttgttggaccttcCGTATGTGCTAGAAGAGAGGCATTCTTGCTAAATGAGATG GCATCTTTGAACAGCCAGGATGGCCAGAAACGTATAATTGATCCAATTGTGCAAAACTCTTGCTCGCAGCAATCCTTATCGACTGTGATTTCCATAATGAACAGATGTATTTCTCTCGAGTCGTGTAGTCGTCCCTCTATTGAAGATGTCCTTTGGAACTTACAGCATGCATCTCAAATTCAGGCAAAAACAGGTGATGGTGATCATAGATTCAACACTAGTACTGCATCACACAAATGA
- the LOC122281294 gene encoding uncharacterized protein LOC122281294 codes for MGLSNLEVAKILSTAPYILERSLENQIIQCVQELRRILGTDENVLLAIKARTGLSLNPSHGVPRSLVLKMFFIKPKSMLLSNNHFSEIVHEVTRLGFDPNNLPFVLAISSMAQNGETLWEQKVKAFKSFGLSKDEIYSAFKLQPMCMNSSEKMINKLMDFFVNKLKMKPSMISKNPNLLQLSLERRIIPRCSVMQLLISMGLVKEDTNIVHMFKMTEMKFVEKFVSKYQKEVPNVINEHYGKIEFQGFLTDLKM; via the exons ATGGGATTGTCAAATCTGGAAGTTGCAAAAATCTTATCCACAGCACCTTATATTCTAGAACggagcctcgaaaaccaaatcATTCAATGTGTTCAAGAGCTTAGGCGGATTCTTGGGACTGACGAGAATGTCTTACTGGCTATAAAGGCACGCACAGGATTGTCACTGAATCCAAG CCATGGTGTTCCCCGGTCATTGGTTTTGAAGATGTTTTTTATTAAACCAAAATCGATGCTTCTGAGTAATAATCACTTTAGTGAGATTGTTCATGAAGTTACGAGATTGGGTTTCGATCCCAATAATCTGCCATTTGTTCTAGCCATCAGTTCCATGGCACAAAATGGTGAAACATTGTGGGAGCAAAAGGTGAAAGCATTTAAAAGTTTTGGTTTGTCGAAGGATGAGATTTATTCAGCATTCAAGTTGCAACCCATGTGTATGAATTCTTCAGAGAAGATGATCAACAAATTGATGGATTTCTTTGTTAACAAACTGAAAATGAAGCCTTCGATGATCTCCAAGAATCCGAATCTTCTGCAGCTGAGCTTGGAGAGGCGGATTATTCCGAGGTGTTCAGTTATGCAACTTTTGATATCCATGGGGTTGGTTAAGGAAGATACCAACATTGTTCATATGTTCAAAATGACTGAGATGAAATTTGTGGAGAAGTTTGTGAGCAAGTATCAGAAAGAGGTTCCTAATGTTATCAATGAGCACTACGGAAAGATAGAATTTCAAGGGTTCCTTACAGATTTAAAAATGTGA
- the LOC122281613 gene encoding argininosuccinate synthase, chloroplastic: MALLKAISPCSPTSLAFLPPKRESFLYNERVYCPGILSSFPELAARTSELHGHAVAATTNTGNFTKSRNNQVIRAVLQSEREVEVSGSIHNGGFRGKFNKVVLAYSGGLDTSVIVPWLRENYGCDVVCFTADVGQGIKELEGLEKKAKASGASQLVVKDLKEEFVRDFIYPCLRAGAIYERKYLLGTSMARPVIAKAMVDVANEVGADAVSHGCTGKGNDQVRFELTFFALNPKLNVVAPWREWDITGREDAIEYAKKHNVPVPVTKRSIYSRDRNLWHLSHEGDILEDPTNEPTKDMYMLTVDPEDAPNNPEYVEIGIESGLPVSCNGRRLSPASLLDVLNEIGGRHGIGRVDMVENRLVGMKSRGVYETPGGTILFAAVQELESLTIDRESMQVKDSLALKYAELVYAGRWFDPLRESMDAFMEKITKTTTGSVILKLYKGSVTVASRKSPYSLYRKDISSFENSLIYDQADAAGFIRLYGLPTRVRSMLKQGI, encoded by the exons ATGGCTCTGTTGAAGGCAATCTCGCCATGCTCGCCCACCAGCCTCGCTTTTCTCCCACCCAAGAGag AGTCATTCCTGTACAACGAAAGAGTATATTGCCCGGGAATATTGTCTTCTTTCCCAGAG TTGGCGGCTAGAACGAGTGAGCTTCATGGCCATGCTGTTGCAGCCACTACTAACACTGGCAATTTTACCAAGTCTCGTAACAATCAAG TTATTCGAGCAGTGTTGCAAAGTGAAAGAGAGGTGGAAGTTTCTGGATCTATACACAATGGAGGATTCCGTGGTAAATTCAATAAGGTTGTGTTGGCCTATAGTGGTGGCTTAGACACATCAGTCATTGTCCCATGGCTGAG GGAGAACTATGGCTGTGATGTTGTTTGCTTCACTGCTGATGTTGGTCAG GGTATAAAAGAATTGGAAGGCTTGGAAAAGAAGGCTAAAGCTAGCGGGGCTTCTCAGTTAGTGGTGAAGGACTTAAAGGAGGAGTTTGTACGAGACTTCATATATCCTTGTTTGAGAGCAGGTGCAATTTATGAGAGGAAATATTTGCTGGGAACCTCGATGGCTCGCCCTGTTATTGCAAAG GCCATGGTAGATGTTGCCAATGAAGTTGGAGCTGATGCTGTTTCTCATGGATGTACAGGAAAAGGAAATGATCAG GTGCGCTTCGAGCTCACATTCTTTGCTCTGAATCCCAAGCTAAATGTTGTGGCTCCCTGGAGGGAATGGGATATTACAGGGAGAGAAGATGCTATTGAATATGCTAAGAAGCATAATGTGCCTGTCCCCGTCACAAAGAGATCAATATACAGCAGGGACAGGAACTTGTGGCACCTTAGCCATGAG GGTGACATCCTGGAAGACCCAACAAATGAGCCTACGAAGGATATGTACATGTTGACTGTGGACCCCGAAGATGCACCCAATAACCCTGA ATATGTTGAAATTGGGATAGAATCAGGTCTTCCTGTTTCATGCAATGGGAGGAGGCTCTCGCCTGCATCTCTACTTGATGTTCTCAATGAGATTGGTGGGAGGCACGGAATTGGCAGAGTTGACATGGTTGAAAACCGACTTGTTGGTATGAAAagccgtggagtttatgaaactCCAGGTGGGACAATCCTCTTTGCCGCAGTACAAGAGTTGGAGTCTTTGACAATTGATCGAGAATCCATGCAAGTTAAAGATTCACTAGCCCTTAAATATGCGGAGCTAGTGTATGCAGGCAGATGGTTCGACCCACTTCGCGAGTCGATGGATGCATTCATGGAGAAGATCACGAAGACTACAACCGGCTCAGTTATCCTCAAACTCTACAAAGGTTCTGTTACAGTGGCAAGCCGAAAGAGCCCTTATAGCCTATATAGGAAAGATATATCTTCTTTTGAGAACAGCTTGATCTATGATCAGGCTGATGCTGCTGGGTTTATTCGGCTTTATGGTCTTCCAACGAGGGTTCGATCGATGCTTAAACAGGGTATCTAA